A single Drechmeria coniospora strain ARSEF 6962 chromosome 03, whole genome shotgun sequence DNA region contains:
- a CDS encoding tRNA -methyltransferase — MSGSTVSTGAEGVQVHADGDVSRTQIRQQPEGLPGADSGECAVAVGKDDAVAEKPGTAGGATEEAAEAAEAPPMSKNALKRLRRQQAWEDGADERRKRRKEKRHDRKEKQREERAVLVAQGVDPRSLIPVKAASTVVPVTLIVDCDFEGYMTDKERISLSSQVTRCYSDNRNARYRSHLWVAGWGGKIEERFNTKLRRQQENWRGVGFVAGDFLACAAKARERMAKQGGQMIEALRRSVDEPLSWHRDEQDPFPLPQPAPALDDGFRDVVYLTSESPYTLQRLEPHTCYVVGGLVDKNREKGLCYRRACERGIRTARLPIGQFMVMQSRQVLATNHVVEIMLKWLEHEDWAVAFSAVIPKRKGGKLIGDGEVEVEADEGRADAAADGGEDVDDEGPGKETLDATETARVAEVAGDADARADGDGDGDAGHDE, encoded by the coding sequence ATGTCCGGCTCCACCGTGAGCACCGGTGCCGAGGGTGTGCAGGTCCATGCCGACGGGGACGTTTCTCGGACGCAAATCCGCCAACAACCCGAGGGGCTTCCAGGAGCCGACAGCGGGGAatgtgccgtcgccgtggggaaggacgatgccgtcgcggAGAAGCCGGGGACCGCGGGGGGGGCCACGGAAGAGGCGGCAGAGGCGGCAGAGGCTCCGCCAATGTCCAAGAACGCGCTCAAGCGCCTCCGTCGACAGCAAGCGTGGGAAGACGGTGCGGACGAACGGCGGAAGCGCCGCAAGGAGAAGCGGCACGACCGCAAGGAGAAGCAGCGGGAGGAGCGAGCAGTGCTCGTGGCCCAAGGCGTGGACCCCCGGTCGCTGATACCGGTaaaggcggcgtcgacggtggtTCCCGTGACGCTCATCGTCGACTGCGACTTCGAAGGCTACATGACGGACAAGGAGCGCATCTCGCTCTCCAGCCAGGTCACGCGGTGCTACTCGGACAACCGCAACGCGCGGTACAGGTCGCACCTCTGGGTCGCCGGCTGGGGCGGCAAGATCGAGGAGCGCTTCAACACGAAGCTGCGCAGGCAGCAGGAGAACTGgcgcggcgtcggcttcgtcgccggggATTTCCTCGCTtgcgcggccaaggcgagggagaggatGGCGAAGCAGGGCGGCCAGATGATCGAGGCGCTGCGGCGGAGCGTCGACGAACCCCTCTCGTGGCACCGAGACGAGCAGGACCCCTTCCCGCTGCcgcagccggcgccggcgctcgacgacgggttCAGGGACGTCGTCTACCTGACGTCGGAGTCGCCGTACACGCTGCAACGGCTCGAGCCGCACACGTGctacgtcgtcggcggtctGGTGGACAAGAACCGTGAAAAGGGGCTGTGCTACCGGCGCGCGTGCGAAAGAGGCATCCGCACCGCACGCCTGCCCATCGGTCAGTTCATGGTGATGCAGAGCCGGCAGGTGCTGGCGACGAACCACGTGGTCGAGATCATGCTCAAGTGgctcgagcacgaggactgggccgtcgccttctcggccgtcaTCCCCAAGCGCAAAGGCGGCAAgctcatcggcgacggcgaggtcgaggtcgaggccgacgagggaagGGCCGACGCGGCAGCGGACGGCGgagaggacgtcgacgacgagggaccGGGCAAGGAGACGTTGGACgcgacggagacggcacGAGTCGCCGAGGTCGCGGGCGATGCAGACGCTcgtgccgacggtgacggtgacggtgacgcgGGACACGATGAATAG
- a CDS encoding Mitochondrial import inner membrane translocase subunit Tim17 family protein: protein MDHERGPNVKAEDKPYVAHDVLDETAKTALVGLGSGFFLAAIRNAMSKRNVGAMSVFTRGGPIIGICAAGPGAYAFFSRTMMNLREKDDAWAAAFGGFMCGAVLGLPTRRLPVLVGLGALVGSVQGTLHFFGGRIDSFKHEDDEFARKETLRRTTRLPVEQTVAEIGEGRGIRPPGYEERRRERMQEKYGFEINPVNATVEGSQ, encoded by the exons ATGGATCACGAAAGGGGCCCGAacgtcaaggccgaggaCAAGCCGTACGTGGCGCACGATGTCCTCGATgagacggccaagacggcgCTCGTAGGTCTCGGCAGTGGCTTCTTCCTTGCTGCTATACGGAATGCCATGTCAAAGCGAAACGTCGGTGCCATGAGCGTCTTTACGCGCGGAGGACCCATCATCGGAATATGCG CGGCTGGTCCTGGAGCCTATGCATTCTTCTCCCGAACGATGATGAACCTGCGCGAAAAGGATGACGCGtgggccgccgcctttggTGGCTTCATGTGCGGCGCCGTTCTCGGTCTCCCCA CACGAAGGCtacccgtcctcgtcggcctcggcgccctcgtcggctccgtccaGGGAACGCTCCACTTCTTCGGTGGTCGAATCGACAGCTTCAAgcacgaggatgacgagttCGCCCGCAAGGAGACGCTTCGAAGGACGACCCGTTTGCCTGTCGAGCAGACCGTTGCCGAGATTGGCGAGGGACGAG GTATTCGACCTCCGGGCTACGAGGAGCGGAGGCGAGAGCGCATGCAAGAAAAGTACGGCTTCGAGATCAACCCCGTCAACGCAACTGTCGAGGGCAGCCAATAA
- a CDS encoding stress response regulator: MPERRRRDGDGDGDGDGDASEAAPSAAAFRRSVRRGVDPLGRATAAPAASDRRSPASTDRRPPPSLTTTTTTAPKPDSGAPEGPLPRLASRAMSGADVAAAQGGGNNASEFAVSQVRKLFRMLEDPSHQDVARWGKDGDTFVVVEHFKHSNMSSFIRQLNKYDFHKVKPSSDGDSSNPNGNILEFKHPYFRADSKDGLDNIRRKAPAPRKQPATEDFTTSQHVSVISEQLTATQQQVQQLQELFADVSQTNRLLVNEVLTLQKMLNAQKQSQYEMLNYLTPYNDGRNRGLMNQPMSAAGCPAGDVDDAVPELRRARELLSSVTTDTVADRELERLQGMYGSPTESAAMITPVSMPLMHDPMNDLSRYPVYPVGQTVGIDPFSSDHIHKIPYAMPNEGASLGVTEAPASSVPAPASTSSAPSTPLDKSTSLWGPKKPHVFLVEDDPTCAKIGIKFLKSMGCDVEHAKNGADAYTRVSSVGREHFDMMFMDIIMPRLDGVSATMYIRQHCPSTPIIAMTSNIRPDEVNSYFEHGMNGVLAKPFTKEGMLKAIKTHMAHLLKAQPAAQHDGDGAGYMMGSVPFMSGNPIKFEASTTPPAASGSAWSPGHLAQSGTDQWGGGFMNGTNQYAMGRHGYAAAMDSTSGRLSDNDSPPEKRQRVNAPQGNYG, translated from the exons ATGCCGGAA AGGAggcgccgcgacggcgacggcgacggcgacggcgacggcgacgcaaGCGAGGCAGCGCCGTCTGCCGCTGCGTTTCGACGCTCCGTCCGCCGGGGAGTTGatcccctcggccgcgcgacggccgcgccAGCCGCCTCGGAccgccgctcgccggcttcgacggaCCGACGTCCCCCCCCGAGCCtcacgacgacaacgacgaccgCTCCGAAGCCCGATAGCGGCGCCCCGGAAGGAccccttcctcgcctcgcctcccgcGCCATGTcgggcgccgacgtggccgccgcccaggGTGGCGGCAACAACGCGAGCGAATTC GCCGTTTCGCAGGTTCGCAAGCTCTTTCG CATGCTCGAGGATCCCTCCCACCAGGACGTCGCGCGATGgggcaaggacggcgacacctttgtcgtcgtcgag CACTTCAAGCACAGCAACATGTCCAGCTTCATCCGGCAGCTCAACAAGTACGACTTCCATAAGGTGAAGCcgtcgagcgacggcgactcGTCCAACCCCAACGGAAAT ATTCTCGAATTCAAACACCCCTACTTCCGGGCCGACAGCAAGGACGGGCTCGACAACATCCGGCGCAAGgctccggcgccgaggaagcagCCGGCGACCGAGGACTTCACCACGAGCCAGCACGTCAGCGTCATCTCGGAGCagctgacggcgacgcagcagcaggtccAGCAGCTGCAGGAGCTGTTCGCCGACGTCTCGCAGACCAACCGGCTGCTCGTCAACGAGGTGCTGACGCTGCAGAAGATGCTCAACGCCCAGAAGCAGAGCCAGTACGAGATGCTCAACTACCTGACGCCCTACAACGACGGCCGGAACCGAGGGCTCATGAACCAGCCCATgagcgccgccggctgcccggcgggcgacgtcgacgacgccgtgccCGAGCTGCGCCGCGCGCGCGAGCTGCTGTCGAGCGTCACGACcgacaccgtcgccgaccggGAGCTCGAGCGCCTGCAGGGCATGTACGGGTCCCCGACCGAGTCGGCCGCCATGATCACGCCCGTCTCGATGCCGCTCATGCACGATCCCATGAACGACCTGAGCCGCTACCCCGTCTACCCCGTCGGGCAaaccgtcggcatcgaccccTTCTCGTCGGACCACATCCACAAGATCCCCTACGCCATGCCCAACGAGGGCGCGTCCCTGGGCGTGACGGAggcgcccgcctcgtcggtgccggcgccggcgtcgacgtcgtcggcgccgtcgacgccgctcgaCAAGTCGACGTCCCTGTGGGGCCCCAAGAAGCCGcacgtcttcctcgtcgaggacgacccGACCTGCGCCAAGATCGGCATCAAGTTCCTCAAGTCCATGGGCTGTGACGTCGAGCATGCG AAAAACGGGGCCGACGCCTACACGAGGGTCAGCAGCGTCGGCCGGGAGCACTTCGACATGATGTTCATGGACATCATCATGCCCCGGCTGGACGGCGTGTCGGCCACCATGTACATCCGACAGCACtgcccgtcgacgcccatcATCGCCATGACGTCCAACATCCGGCCCGACGAGGTCAACAGCTATTTTGAACACG GGATGAACGGGGTGCTGGCGAAGCCCTTCACCAAGGAGGGGATGCTCAAGGCCATCAAGACGCACATGGCCCACCTGCTGAAGGCGCAGCCGGCGGCccagcacgacggcgacggcgccgggtACATGATGGGCAGCGTGCCCTTCATGAGCGGCAACCCCATCAAGTTcgaggcctcgacgacgcccccGGCCGCCTCCGGCTCCGCCTGGTCCCCGGGACACCTGGCGCAGAGCGGCACCGACCAGTGGGGCGGCGGCTTCATGAACGGGACCAACCAGTACGCCATGGGCCGCCACGGCTACGCGGCCGCCATGGACTCGACCTCGGGCCGGCTGTCGGACAACGACAGCCCCCCCGAGAAGCGGCAGCGGGTCAACGCGCCGCAGGGCAACTACGGCTga
- a CDS encoding hypothetical protein (related to GCD6-translation initiation factor eIF2b epsilon, 81 kDa subunit), with protein sequence MGHAVLGTPQHQRLTPSPLDAILDLALPLCRREADHSPCSPFPANAMSHKGKSSASSSKGKKSAKSGGESKTEDVLQAVVLADSFQDRFKPFTVGRPRCLLPLANTPLIEYTLEFLAMNGVNEVYIYCGAHTDQVEDYVGGSRWSTSSPSSPFSVLQFIRVSDARSAGDVLRDMDKRSLLGGDFVLVHGDLVSNMMLDGALAAHRRRREASAANIMTTVLRSGGRERHRTKTSGITPIFVVDTQSRRLLHYDEMNPLQSDRYLALDPAIADELSTDFEVRSDLIDAQVDICTPEVLALWSESFDYELPRRNFLHGVLKDWELNGKMIYAEILADGYAARASNLQMYNAISRDVLGRWTFPFIPENNLVPSQSYQRHAHGLVMESNVAHAPDAHLTNSVIGRDTTVGSGSRVSNSVIGKGCRIGANVVVEDSFVWDHTTVEDGSCISFSILADSVTVGKNCSMPAGSLVGPNVRIGDNVALEKSVVLSTENHAREPVRGDAGLLGPETNAAPFVDPDDDELDDEDPARLQKSLLYSLAHLNLSASSISTLATDAFSDDEGDGHFLSADAGMSSRSRLSSFASDDSAGRVSFHADAVHGLLDALRAESGDFDSAKLEFMGLRLANDASDAMMRKAVATAFARRAAELLTAEHGSLEPSKAAESALTARKGALKFIDEVGVGGGEAEQVEFVLALQRALQHAKGPEQARTGTLLAALLQQLYARDVLEEDGILGWWEDGRAGDGDGMAALKDKCRVLVEWLENAEEEDDEDDESDDE encoded by the exons ATGGGGCACGCCGTGCTCGGTACACCACAACACCAAAGGTTGACTCCGTCACCTTTGGATGCCATTTTGGACCTTGCGTTACCCCTCTGTCGTCGAGAAGCTGACCACTCGCCCTGCTCTCCTTTTCCCGCCAACGCAATGTCGCACAAAGGGAAGAGCAGCGCGAGCTCGTCCAAGGGCAAGAAGTCTGCCAAGTCGGGCGGTGAAAGCAAGACCGAGGATGTCCTCCAGGCCGTG GTTCTCGCAGACTCCTTCCAGGACAGGTTCAAGCCCttcaccgtcggccggccgaga TGTCTCCTACCTCTCGCCAACACGCCCCTCATCGAATATACGCTCGAATTTCTCGCCATGAACGGCGTCAACGAGGTCTACATATACTGCGGCGCCCACACGGACCAGGTGGAGGATTACGTTGGCGGCTCGAGGTGGTCGACctcatcgccgtcctccCCCTTCTCCGTCCTGCAGTTCATCCGCGTTTCCGATGCGCGatccgccggcgacgtcctGCGCGACATGGACAAGCGatccctcctcggcggcgacttTGTCCTCGTGCACGGCGATCTTGTCTCCAACATgatgctcgacggcgccctggccgcccatcgccgacgcaggGAGGCCAGCGCCGCCAACATCATGACCACCGTTCTCcggagcggcggccgcgaaCGCCACCGGACCAAGACGAGCGGAATCACACccatcttcgtcgtcgacacccaGAGCCGGCGCCTTCTTCACTACGACGAGATGAACCCCCTGCAGAGCGACCGCTACCTCGCCCTCGatcccgccatcgccgacgagctctcGACGGATTTCGAGGTCCGCTCCGACCTGATCGATGCCCAGGTCGACATATGCACCCCCGAGGTCCTGGCGCTGTGGTCGGAAAGCTTCGACTACGAGCTGCCGCGGCGAAACTTCCTCCACGGCGTTCTGAAAGACTGGGAGCTGAACGGCAAGATGATTTACGCCGAGATCCTGGCCGATGGATATGCTGCACGGGCCAGCAACCTCCAGATGTACAACGCCATCAGCCGCGATGTCCTCGGTAGATGGACCTTCCCCTTCATCCCGGAAAACAACCTTGTGCCGAGCCAGTCCTACCAACGGCACGCGCACGGCCTGGTGATGGAATCCAACGTGGCCCACGCCCCCGATGCCCACCTCACAAACTCCGTCATCGGCCGGGACACCACCGTCGGATCGGGCAGCCGGGTCTCCAACAGCGTCATCGGCAAAGGCTGCAGGATCGGCGCCAacgttgtcgtcgaggactcCTTCGTCTGGGACCACACGACGGTGGAGGATGGAAGCTGCATATCCTTCTCCATCCTGGCCGattccgtcaccgtcgggaAGAATTGCTCGATGCCCGCGGGGTCGCTCGTCGGGCCCAACGTTCGAATCGGCGACAACGTCGCGCTGGAGAAGAGCGTCGTCCTGTCGACGGAAAATCACGCCCGAGAACCCGTGCGCGGGGACGcgggcctcctcggccccgaAACGAACGCCGCTCCCTTTGTcgaccccgacgacgacgagctcgacgacgaggacccgGCGCGCCTCCAGAAATCGCTCCTCTACTCCCTCGCGCACCTGAACCTATCGGCCTCTTCCATCTCCACCTTGGCGACGGATGCCttctccgacgacgaaggcgacggccacTTCCtgtccgccgacgccggcatgTCGTCGCGCTCTCGCCTCTCTTCGTTTGCGTCGGATGACTCGGCTGGCAGGGTCTCCTTCCACGCAGACGCCGTCCACGGCCTTCTCGACGCACTGCGGGCCGAGTCGGGCGACTTTGACTCGGCCAAGCTCGAGTTCATGGGCCTCCGGCTGGCCAACGACGCATCCGACGCCATGATGCGCAAGGCCGTCGCGACGGCCTTTGCTCGACGtgccgccgagctcctcACGGCCGAGCACGGCTCCCTCGAGCCCAGCAAGGCGGCCGAAAGCGCCCTCACGGCGCGGAAGGGCGCCCTCAAGTtcatcgacgaggtcggcgtcggcggcggcgaggccgagcaggtcgagtTCGTGCTCGCGCTCCAGAGGGCCCTGCAGCACGCCAAAGGTCCCGAGCAGGCCAGGACCGGCACTCTGCTGGCGgcgctgctgcagcagctgTACGCCCGGGATGtcctcgaggaggacggcatcCTTGGCTGGTGGGAGGATGGCcgggccggcgacggcgacggaatGGCTGCCCTGAAGGACAAGTGCCGAGTGTTGGTGGAGTGGCTGGAGAatgccgaggaagaggacgacgaggacgacgagagcgacgacgagtaG
- a CDS encoding DNA primase small subunit — MPHAMTEASAHDAVVKNEPVDDQAAIPSQVDADSVKKEVQLDELFADDDSDGEFPSSAPVKEPTSSSPPRPQSPVDMTAVKASDPEVMRSFYQRLFPWRHLFQWLNHSPTPTNDFANREFAFTLQNDAYLRYQSFATADLLRKDVLRLMPSRFEIGPVYTTNPRDRKTLRGSSAFKPLAKELCFDIDLTDYDDIRTCCDKANICRKCWTFMTMAIKVVDVALRQDFGFKHIIWVYSGRRGAHAWVCDGKVRGMDDQKRRAIAGYLEVIKGGAQSGKKVNVWRPLHPHIHRSLDILRSHFQDDVLATQNPWASDEQAERLLQLLPDKTLNDSLRRKWSSSPGRPSTSKWADIDAVAKTGASKNLDAKALLEAKQDIVLEYTYPRLDIEVSKKLNHLLKSPFVVHPGTGRVCVPIDTRQLESFDPLGVPTVQSLLAEIDAWKAETEAEAEPEDAKGKPLSDWEKTSLRPYVDYFRSFVAALMKDEGHGRVKRERDEDAMEF; from the exons ATGCCGCATGCCATGACCGAGGCCAGCGCccacgatgccgtcgtcaagAACGAGCCCGTCGATGACCAGGCCGCCATCCCGAGccaggtcgacgccgactcgGTGAAGAAGGAGGTTCAGCTGGATGAGCTGTTTGCCGACGATGACTCGGATGGCGAGTTTCCCAGTTCGGCGCCTGTCAAAGAGCCGACGTCGagttcgccgccgaggccacAATCGCCCGT cgacatgacggccgtcaaggcctCGGACCCCGAAGTCATGCGCAGCTTCTACCAGCGCCTCTTCCCCTGGCGACACCTCTTCCAGTGGCTCAATCAcagcccgacgccgaccaacGACTTTGCCAACCGAGAGTTCGCCTTCACCCTCCAGAACGATGCCTACCTGCGATACCAATCcttcgccaccgccgacct CCTCCGCAAGGACGTCCTCCGCCTCATGCCCTCGCGCTTCGAGATCGGCCCCGTCTACACCACCAACCCCCGCGACCGCAAAACCCTCCGCGGCTCGTCCGCCTTCAAGCCCCTCGCCAAGGAGCTCTGCTTCGACATCGACTTGACAGACTACGACGACATCCGCACCTGCTGCGACAAGGCCAACATCTGCCGCAAGTGCTGGACCTTCATGACCATGGCCatcaaggtcgtcgacgtcgccctgCGCCAAGACTTTGGTTTCAAGCACATCATCTGGGTCTACTCGGGCCGGAGAGGAGCCCACGCCTGGGTGTGCGACGGCAAGGTTCGCGGCATGGATGACCAGAAGAGGAGGGCGATCGCGGGCTACCTCGAGGTCATCAAGGGCGGTGCCCAGAGCGGCAAGAAGGTCAACGTGTGGCGGCCGCTTCACCCCCATATCCA CCGAAGCCTGGACATTCTCCGGAGCCACTTCCAAGACGACGTCCTCGCGACGCAGAACCCCTGGGCCTcggacgagcaggccgagagGCTGCTCCAGCTCCTCCCGGACAAGACGCTCAACGATTCCCTCCGCCGCAAGtggagctcgtcgccgggccGGCCTTCGACCTCGAAGTGGGCCgacatcgacgccgtcgccaagaCGGGCGCGAGCAAGAACCTCGACGCGAAAGCGCTGCTTGAGGCCAAGCAGGATATCGTCCTCGAGTACACGTACCCGCGTCTCGACATCGAAGTCAGCAAGAAGCTGAACCATTTGCTCAAGAGTCCCTTCGTCGTCCACCCGGGCACAGGCCGCGTCTGCGTCCCCATCGACACGAGGCAACTCGAGTCCTTTGACCCGCTCGGCGTGCCGACCGTGCAGAGCCTCCTGGCCGAGATTGATGCCTGGAAggccgagaccgaggccgaggctgaGCCTGAGGATGCCAAAGGCAAGCCGCTGTCGGACTGGGAGAAGACGAGCCTGAGGCCGTACGTTGACTACTTCCgctccttcgtcgccgccctcatgAAGGATGAGGGACACGGCCGAGTCAAGAGGGAGCGTGACGAAGACGCCATGGAGTTTTGA
- a CDS encoding hypothetical protein (related to nucleolar rRNA processing protein GAR1) — translation MLAAGRLRCSLPSSAMASAYSAYHGAASGSHFTVTALGRWSSINKPLPREPSRRDPPPLLGALLLIGRAAVEKIKTLHVYDFDNTLFKTPMPNPAVWAGPTIGMLASPDAIASGGWWHDSRILAATGRGLDEEEPRGWEGWWNDTVLELVKLSLKQPDALCVLLTGRSEHSFADLVKRMVASQKLDFHIISLKPKVSPTNQKFGSTMHFKQLFLNALVETYKQASSIKVYEDRPKHTRGFRDFFAEYNRRQVFSPTRGQISAEVVQVADKSTTLDPVVEVAEVQNMLNLHNRELEKPESDGRHKRLRIKKTVFFTSYVINPDDGRKMRQLVDIPADIPHQHLKHHANSILICPRPCPEGILAKVGGMGSKLLWEVTGTACLDNSIWAVRVRPVPSTAAYHTDNPIPLVVLALRKGAKPIDAGKITRWDPVPPGNSFVFETTVGERVLLRVEKDDPQEGEYESLFANRSTKRKHAGDDDWAPRNAHGPHGGRNESRGYHTGRGGRGRGVSHRGHRNYPRGGGRGGRGRGGFQGYRSLDDVDRKNDAGAYSSYVNYDDAFPPLNEAPAPPQAHGSFNQGSADGRAPARNAGGNSADLQTYY, via the exons ATGCTCGCTGCCGGCCGTCTCCGCTGCAGCCTCCCGTCGAGCGCCATGGCTTCGGCATACAGCGCGTACCATGGCGCCGCCAGCGGCTCCCACTTCACCGTCACCGCCCTGGGCCGCTGGTCGAGCATCAACAAACCTCTTCCCCGTGAGCCTTCTCGGCGggatcccccccccctccttgGCGCCCTCTTGCTGATCGGGCGGGCAGCGGTGGAGAAGATCAAGACGTTGCACGTCTACGACTTTGACAATACCC TCTTCAAAACCCCGATGCCCAACCCCGCCGTCTGGGCCGGCCCGACGATCGGCATGCTGGCGAGTCCCGACGCCATCGCTAGCGGCGGATGGTGGCACGACAGTCGGATactcgccgccaccggccggggcctcgacgaggaggagcccCGCGGCTGGGAAGGCTGGTGGAACGACACCGTCCTggagctcgtcaagctcAGCCTGAAGCAGCCCGACGCTCTCTGCGTCCTCCTGACCGGCCGTTCGGAGCACTCCTttgccgacctcgtcaaGCGGATGGTGGCCAGCCAGAAGCTCGACTTCCACATCATCAGCCTCAAGCCCAAGGTCAGCCCGACGAACCAAAAGTTCGGCAGCACCATGCACTTCAAGCAGCTTTTCCtcaacgccctcgtcgagacCTACAAGCAGGCCTCCTCCATCAAGGTGTACGAGGATCGGCCGAAGCACACGAGGGGCTTCCGCGACTTCTTCGCCGAGTACAACCGACGCCAGGTCTTCTCGCCCACCCGCGGCCAGATATCGGCCGAGGTCGTTCAGGTCGCCGACAAGTCGACAACCCTGgaccccgtcgtcgaggtggccgaggtgcAAAACATGCTCAACCTGCACAACCGCGAGCTGGAGAAGCCCGAGTCCGACGGGCGACACAAGCGCCTGCGCATCAAGAAGACCGTCTTCTTCACGAGCTACGTCATCAatcccgacgacggccgcaaGATGCGCCAGCTGGTCGACATCCCCGCCGACATCCCCCATCAGCATCTCAAGCACCACGCCAACAGCATCCTCATCTGTCCCCGGCCTTGCCCGGAGGGCATCCTCGCCAAGGTGGGCGGCATGGGCAGCAAGCTGCTCTGGGAAGTCACCGGCACCGCCTGCCTCGACAACAGCATATGGGCGGTCCGCGTGCGTCCcgtgccctcgacggccgcgtaCCACACCGACAACCCTATCCCGCTCGTCGTCTTGGCCCTCCGCAAGGGCGCCAAGCCGATAGACGCCGGCAAGATCACCCGGTGGGACCCCGTGCCGCCGGGAAACTCCTTTGTCTTCGAAACCACGGTGGGCGAAAGGGTGCTCTTGCGAGTGGAGAAAGACGATCCGCAAGAGGGCGAGTACGAAAGCTTGTTCGCCAACAGGTCGACGAAGCGAAAGCATGCCGGGGACGACGATTGGGCACCCCGGAATGCACACGGTCCCCACGGAGGCCGCAACGAGTCGAGGGGCTACCACACTGGTCGAGGGGGGCGTGGCAGGGGGGTCTCCCATCGCGGCCACCGCAACTACCCgaggggcggcggcaggggcgGCCGCGGTCGCGGCGGTTTCCAGGGCTACCGCTCCTTGGATGACGTGGACAGGAAGAACGATGCGGGCGCGTACAGCTCGTACGTAAACTACGACGATGCGTTCCCGCCCCTGAACGAAGCTCCGGCTCCGCCTCAAGCCCACGGCTCGTTCAACCAAGgttccgccgacggcagggcACCCGCACGGAATGCCGGCGGCAACAGTGCCGACCTCCAGACGTACTACTAG